A genomic segment from Prosthecodimorpha staleyi encodes:
- a CDS encoding type II toxin-antitoxin system Phd/YefM family antitoxin — MKTISAADANRHFSKLIRDVAEGDAVIVTSHGRPVAKIVPLSEEDRERDDQVAAGLRLLERLEARPVLGPLTWTRGELYDDEPYPESF; from the coding sequence ATGAAGACGATCTCGGCGGCCGACGCCAATCGGCACTTCTCCAAGCTGATCCGCGACGTCGCCGAGGGCGACGCGGTGATCGTCACATCGCATGGGCGGCCGGTCGCCAAGATCGTTCCGCTCTCGGAGGAGGACCGGGAGCGGGACGATCAGGTGGCTGCGGGCCTCCGGCTGCTCGAACGCCTGGAAGCCCGGCCCGTATTGGGGCCGCTGACCTGGACGCGCGGCGAACTCTACGACGACGAGCCGTACCCGGAGTCATTCTGA
- a CDS encoding PIN domain-containing protein, whose protein sequence is MKVGFDTNILIYAEGYGDARRIALAKQAIAGLLGRIVLPGQVLGEFYNVLARKSGLDRFEIMRRIEAWRPIGTVVGTTPSSMLRALQLATDHRLQVWDAVVMVAAVEAGCAMLLSEDMQDGFLWNGLTIVNPFATPTHPFLSAALAARP, encoded by the coding sequence ATGAAGGTGGGGTTCGATACGAATATTCTGATTTATGCCGAAGGCTACGGAGATGCCCGGCGCATCGCGCTCGCCAAGCAGGCTATCGCCGGCCTGCTCGGCCGGATCGTTCTGCCAGGCCAGGTGCTCGGCGAATTCTACAATGTTTTGGCCCGCAAGAGCGGCCTCGACCGCTTCGAGATCATGCGCCGGATCGAGGCCTGGCGTCCGATCGGGACCGTCGTCGGCACGACGCCGTCGAGCATGCTGCGCGCCCTGCAATTGGCGACCGATCACCGACTGCAGGTTTGGGACGCAGTCGTCATGGTCGCCGCGGTCGAAGCCGGCTGCGCGATGCTCCTCTCTGAAGACATGCAAGACGGCTTCCTTTGGAATGGACTGACCATCGTCAATCCCTTCGCGACCCCGACCCATCCCTTTCTTTCCGCGGCTCTCGCGGCCCGCCCTTGA
- the hydA gene encoding dihydropyrimidinase: protein MTLLIRGGTVVNHDHTRRADVLIEDGTIVAVGAKLEAPVGAEVIDAGGAFVLPGGIDPHTHLDMPFMGTYSADDFESGTTAAVAGGTTMVVDFCLPGPGQSLLAAYQEWRHKGEKAVADYSLHMAITWWDKQVFDEMETVVKTYGINTFKHFLAYKGALMVNDDELFHSFSRCAGLGALPLVHAENGDIVFRLQQHYFDLGVTGPEGHSYSRPPEVEGEATNRAIMIADMAGSPLYVVHTSCRESHEAIARARAAGKRVFGEPLIQHLVLDDREYQSKDWDYAARRVMSPPFRDRSHQASLWAGLQSGSLQVVATDHCAFTTDQKRFGLGDFRKIPNGTGGLEDRMPVLWDAGVNTGRLTPEEFVAVTSTNIARILNIYPRKGAVAVGSDADLVVWDPEATKTVSAKTQKSRIDYNVFEGYRCRGLPAVTISRGRVVYRDGAVSAKPGDGQYVERPAFPAVHVANATWKDLTRPRGVERLEVTP from the coding sequence ACGGCACGATCGTGGCCGTCGGGGCGAAACTCGAGGCGCCGGTGGGTGCTGAGGTGATCGACGCCGGTGGCGCCTTTGTGCTGCCGGGCGGCATCGATCCGCACACTCATCTGGACATGCCCTTCATGGGCACCTATTCGGCCGACGACTTCGAGTCCGGCACCACCGCGGCTGTGGCCGGCGGCACCACCATGGTGGTCGACTTCTGCCTACCCGGTCCCGGCCAGTCGCTGCTCGCCGCCTACCAGGAATGGCGCCACAAGGGCGAGAAGGCGGTCGCCGACTACAGCCTGCACATGGCCATCACCTGGTGGGACAAACAGGTCTTCGACGAGATGGAAACCGTCGTGAAGACCTACGGCATCAACACCTTCAAGCACTTCCTCGCCTACAAGGGCGCCTTGATGGTGAATGACGACGAGCTGTTCCACTCCTTCTCGCGCTGCGCCGGGCTCGGCGCCCTGCCGCTGGTCCATGCAGAGAACGGCGACATCGTCTTCCGCCTGCAGCAACACTATTTCGATCTCGGCGTGACTGGACCGGAGGGGCATTCCTATTCGCGCCCGCCGGAAGTCGAGGGCGAGGCGACCAACCGCGCCATCATGATCGCCGACATGGCCGGCAGCCCGCTCTATGTCGTGCACACCTCCTGCCGCGAGAGCCACGAGGCGATCGCGCGCGCCCGCGCCGCCGGCAAGCGCGTCTTCGGCGAGCCGCTGATCCAGCATCTCGTCCTCGACGACCGCGAATACCAGTCGAAGGACTGGGACTATGCCGCCCGCCGGGTGATGAGCCCGCCCTTCCGCGACCGCTCGCACCAGGCGAGCCTGTGGGCCGGCCTGCAGTCCGGCTCGCTGCAGGTGGTGGCGACCGACCATTGCGCCTTCACGACCGACCAGAAGCGCTTCGGCCTCGGCGACTTCCGCAAGATTCCGAACGGCACCGGCGGCCTGGAGGATCGTATGCCGGTGCTCTGGGATGCCGGCGTCAACACCGGCCGGCTGACGCCGGAGGAATTCGTCGCCGTCACCTCGACCAACATCGCCCGCATCCTCAACATCTATCCGCGCAAGGGCGCCGTCGCGGTCGGCTCGGATGCCGATCTCGTCGTCTGGGATCCGGAGGCGACCAAAACCGTCTCGGCCAAGACCCAGAAGAGCCGCATCGACTACAACGTCTTCGAGGGCTACCGCTGCCGCGGCCTGCCGGCCGTCACCATTTCGCGCGGCCGCGTCGTCTATCGCGACGGCGCCGTCTCGGCGAAGCCCGGCGACGGCCAGTATGTCGAGCGCCCGGCCTTCCCGGCCGTCCACGTCGCCAACGCGACCTGGAAGGACCTGACCCGTCCGCGCGGCGTGGAGCGGCTCGAAGTCACGCCGTGA